The Candidatus Omnitrophota bacterium DNA window CTTGATTCTTATCCCCGACAGCTCTCGGGAGGGCAGAGGCAGCGCGTGGCCACGGGAAGGGCCATCGTGCGCGATCCGCGCCTATTCCTGTTCGATGAGCCGTTATCGAACCTGGACGCGAGGCTGCGTATCGAGGTAAGGAAAGAGTTCCTGCGCCTTCAGAACGAACTTGAGATAACCTCCCTCTATGTCACCCATGACCAGAGTGAAGCACTTGCTCTCGGGGATGATATAGTGGTGATAAAGGATTCGCTCATCCAGCAGCAGGCGAACCCGTATACCCTGTATAACGAACCGGAGAACCTTTTCGTGGCGAGGTTCATCGGCACTCCTCCCATGAACATCGTAAAGGGGACGATAAACTCCGGGGAGGGGCTTCGTTTTGAGAGGGGCCGCTTCTCTCTGGATATCACCGGCAAGCATCCGGAGAAACTTGCCTCAAAAGAAGGCGAGGAGGTTTATCTCGGTCTGCGTCCCGCACATATCGATCTTGCCGGATCGGGAGTGGAAGCCATAGTGGAATTCAGCGAGTTATCCGGCGAGGAGTACCTTACATACATGAAAGTAGAAGATGGTCTGGAAATAAGGGCGCTTATCGGAGACCCGGTAAAAGACGGAGAGAAAGTGCGTTTTCGGATCGATCCCGAAAAGATGTATTTTTTCACGAGTTCGGGAGAACGTATAAAGTAAGGTTTCTTTGCCGGATGCTTGCCGCCGGGAACACCGGTCACGCCGAGGAGAGCACCTTTCTGAATTCTCTCCGGAAAACTCCGGCGCCTCCCTGGGCGGGATGGCGCAGGGAGGTGTGTTCACGGGCGGTCTTATCCATCTGGGAACGCGCGGAGCGTCCAAGTGAGATTATTTCCGCTTCGGGGAACATCTTGAGGAAGCATTCAAGTACCGGCATGCTTTCATCGAGCTCCTTCTTTCCGGGGGTACGGTTGCTGAGGAGTCCCCGTTCAGGATGGTAGGGATGCCAGGCGAACGCGTTCCAGAGCACGAAGGAAAACGCGGAAAATCCCGATGAAGCCAGTTCGCGCCATACGATGGTCGCGGTGGGTTCGGAGAACCCTTTTGGTTTCAATTCTTTCCGGCTCGTTTGACGGGGTTCCATTCCGCCCAGGATATCTTCCGGGTCGATGCCATCGGCTTTGTGATATCCCAGTAGTATGCGCTCGGAGGTCATGGGTATGCCGCTGAAGTGGCCTCCCTGGTATCCGACAGCTTCACCTATTATGCAGAACCTTGCTTTTCCGATGCGTAGCCGGAGATATTCTCCCAGCTGCCGGCGCCGTACGGCCGGGGAACGCTTGCTAGTGTCATTGAATTCATCAAAATTCTTCCATGGATTGAAGGCGCGCTCTCTCAGGGGCCGGGGAAAGTTTTGCAATCTCTGAATGAATTTATCTATGTCAGGCCTCATCGTTACATAATTTTTGGGTCCCACCAGAGGGAGGTGGAGACTGGTCAATAAAAAACGGAAACAAACGGTTGATGACGACCCCCGTGGATGATATATAATCATTATTACCACTAACGGGCGACTCTGCAAGATTTAATTTTTACAGGGACAGGCACAAGCAGATCCGCACCGGAGATGTAAAAAGGGAGGCTTGATATGGCAAAGGAGAAGGCGCTCATAATAGTCGACATGCAGAACGACTTTTCACCGGGAGGAAAGCTGGCGGTACCGGGAGCCGATAAAATAATCCCGGTCCTCAACGCTTATATCAAGGCCTTTTCGTCCGCTCAGATGCCTGTCCTTGCTTCGCGTGACTGGCATCCCAAACGGACGGAGCACTTTAACGAATATGGTGGGGACTGGCCCCAGCATTGCGTCCGGAACACAAAGGGCGCCATGTTCCATCCTGAACTTGAACTTCCGGAGGATGCCATTATAATATCCAAGGGCATGGACCCGGCAAAAGACAGCTATTCGGCTTTCCTGGGAGAGGATAAGGCCGGCAGGAGCCTTGTCGATGTCCTGGAGGACCTTTCGGTGGAAGAGGTTTTTGTCGGAGGGGTTGCGACAGATCACTGCATCAGGCATACTGTTATTGACGCCCTGAAGGAAGGGTACAGGACATATCTATTGACCGATGCGGAAAAAGGCGTCGAGGAGCAAAGCTCAAGGGAGGCCATCGAGGAAATGTTTTCCTCGGGAGCGCAAGGTCTGACTTTCGCAGAGCTTGCAGGAAAGCTCCAAAGATAGTGATAAAATTAAGGGAAACATTATGAAAAAGAACAAAAAACACCATGAATTCATACCCGAGTTCGATTCGTCCTCATCAATGCTCTTTTCGCTGGGCAACTATCTCTTTGGAAGGGACGAGGCTGTGGGATTACCTCCGAAACTCCCCAGCCTTCTGGGGGACGTGATCAATCTGACGCCCTTGGCCCTGAGAAAATCGGGTTACAGGGTAGGAGGAGTTTCCGAGGCGGTGAGCACCCGGTTCCTTAAGAAGGTGACCGACGAGGATATTTCGAAATGGATAATTGACGCCTATCCCCGGCGCAAATACCCGGCTGTTGTGATAGGCTCGGCCAACGGAGCTCTGATACATCTGTGCTCGATGCTGGGAGTGCCCTGGATACCGCAGACCGTGCTTGTCGCGGTGAAACGCACGATGGATCCGGATGAGATAATCAAGGACATGGAATGGGGCAAAAAGCCCGCTGAGGTCCTTAAAAAACGCCTTCCCGGGTTCAGGCTGCACCAGATGCATGATCCCATCCAGGACAGGATAATGATAACCAACATGGGGTATTTCAGGATAAAGAGGTTGAAGCTGGGAGGACATCTTGAAAAATACATTGAAGATACCCTCCTGCCGGGAGGAACGGTTATAATCTCCGATTGCGATTACACATGGCCCGCCCACAAGGTCGATAATCTGCATTATTTCCAGACGGGCGGCCTGGGGGATGTCAGCGGCAAGGAATACGCCGAGGGGAGCACCAGGGTCAAGAAGTTCCTTGAAAAAGAAGGCTCAGAACGAAAAAAATGGGATGTTCCGAGCCCTCTTGAGGACGTTCCGGAGGCCGAGTGGGGATATGACAAGAGTCTGGATGCGGATATCAAGGAACTGGCCAGAGAAAAAGGCTATAAAGTCAGGCGTATACGGTATCGCCACCCGGATATCATGGGACCCCTTGCCGCGGACATGACCAGACAATGGTATAAAAATAACGGTATTGACGACGAAAGGTACCTGGTGGAATGCTTTGCGCTTCTTGAGCCCCTGCTTGCCGCTAGAACGGGTTCAATACCGTTCTGGATGGCGTTCAACACCCAGACCTCCTTCGACATGCTTCGCCGCTACATGGGACAGAAGACGGGTGTTAAAGAGTTGTATGTCATGATAATGTCAAATGCTGTCGAAGGCATAGGACTTGTTCCGCTCAAGGATTGGAAGAAGTTCATGAAGAATACAGCGGCCAAATCCGATTTTCTGGGGATAGACGGGGACCTGTATCCCTTCGATCTGGGTTCTTTCATTAAATACTACAAAGACCTGAGGAAAAAGATAAAAACGAGATACTTTCTTCCCTACAGGATGTGCCTGGAGGAATTCACGGAGATGCTCAAAAAGAAGGGCGAGAAATACGAGGTAGAATTCAAACAGGTCTATCTAAAGTAATGAACCTTTACACGTGAACATTGACTCTTCGATAAAAAGAAAATCTGTCTGGATCGCGGGCCTGCTTTCGGTGATACCGGGGCTATCCCTGCTTTATTTGGATATGGGACGCTGGAAAAGGGTCATCGCGCTTTTTGTTATCGATGCCGGAATATTCCTGGCTTTTTTCCTTTCCGGATCGTACCTGATGAAGCTTCTGGCCGTTAATATATACATATTCACCTTTCTTGCGCCTTTCATTGAAAGCTACCAGCTGGCAAAATACGGAAAGAACACCCTGAGTTCGGATACCAGGTGGTACGTCGTGGTGCTTTTACTGACCACTGGCTTCAACGCCCTGCCGCTTCTCTGGCAGAGCGAGAGTTTTTCGCGCAAGGCGAAGATATCCTGGTCGGTGGCCGTACCCGTTCTTGCGGCTCTTTTCGTGACAGTTCTGGTCAGATACTGGGATATGGCTGAAGCTTTTCTCAGGGATATCCTGGGAACTTCAGGTTGATATCAATTAGGAGTAGCCCTCCTGTTTCTTGCGTTCGTCGGAAAGCTTTTTTTCTTCTTCGACCTCTTCTCGGTGTTCCTCATCGCCTTCGGGTCCCTTGTTGCGCTGGGAGAGTTTCTTGCTGGCGTCACCGCGTCCGTAACAGGTAAGAAGATCCCCCGCGCGTATCACGGTGCCTTTTTCCGGCACTCCGACGAACTTGAGATCCCCGTTCTCTCTTCGCGTTATTGAAAGGATCAATATGCCCTCACTGTCAAGGTCAAGTTCTTCCAGGGGTTTACCCACCATCCAGCTGTCCGGTTTTACGTTGATCTGGCAGATGTTGTAACCCTTGCTCAAGCCAAGTATTTCGCGGTAATCGTATATCCGAAGGCGCGTGTATCTCTGGAGGAACCTCTTTATGATCTTTTTCATCCCCCAGTATAAAAGTCGCGAACGCGTCAGGAAGAAGATCAGTAACAGCCCGAGGGCCAGTATGCCGGCGCGTTTTGCGATGTTCTCGCCGGACTGTCCCACGAAGGTGAGTATAAAGGTCGCGATGGATGAAGTCATACCGGCGCTTCCCAGAAGTATCAGTATCCTTATGATACGCCTTCGAACAGGGTTTTTAAGCACGCTTTCGGCTTCGGTAGTAGTGAACCCCGCCCCGGAGAAGGCCGATTGAGCCTGGAAGGAGGCCACTTCATCGGACAGGCCCGTAAGCTCAAGAGCCGCCGCTCCTATCCGTATAACGGTAATGGAAAGAATGATCACTGCGAATAAGGTGAAAAGGGCTATCATTTTTTACCTCCGGTAAATAAGTATACATAAACAATTTTAGATATAAAAGCCCCCCGGCCGGACAGGTGGAAAAAAGTCAATAGAAAGTGGATATATCCGATTGCGAATAAACGCCGGATATTACACAATAAAAATAGAATATCAACGGTATATGTTACATTAAACGCGGGAGGTTAAAAATGAAACTTGACGTGAAAGCACTGGCTCTGGCCGGAGGAATTCTCTGGGGCGCGAGTATTTTTATCCTTACCTGGCTGGGT harbors:
- a CDS encoding uracil-DNA glycosylase; protein product: MRPDIDKFIQRLQNFPRPLRERAFNPWKNFDEFNDTSKRSPAVRRRQLGEYLRLRIGKARFCIIGEAVGYQGGHFSGIPMTSERILLGYHKADGIDPEDILGGMEPRQTSRKELKPKGFSEPTATIVWRELASSGFSAFSFVLWNAFAWHPYHPERGLLSNRTPGKKELDESMPVLECFLKMFPEAEIISLGRSARSQMDKTAREHTSLRHPAQGGAGVFRREFRKVLSSA
- a CDS encoding isochorismatase family protein — encoded protein: MAKEKALIIVDMQNDFSPGGKLAVPGADKIIPVLNAYIKAFSSAQMPVLASRDWHPKRTEHFNEYGGDWPQHCVRNTKGAMFHPELELPEDAIIISKGMDPAKDSYSAFLGEDKAGRSLVDVLEDLSVEEVFVGGVATDHCIRHTVIDALKEGYRTYLLTDAEKGVEEQSSREAIEEMFSSGAQGLTFAELAGKLQR
- a CDS encoding potassium transporter TrkA, which translates into the protein MIALFTLFAVIILSITVIRIGAAALELTGLSDEVASFQAQSAFSGAGFTTTEAESVLKNPVRRRIIRILILLGSAGMTSSIATFILTFVGQSGENIAKRAGILALGLLLIFFLTRSRLLYWGMKKIIKRFLQRYTRLRIYDYREILGLSKGYNICQINVKPDSWMVGKPLEELDLDSEGILILSITRRENGDLKFVGVPEKGTVIRAGDLLTCYGRGDASKKLSQRNKGPEGDEEHREEVEEEKKLSDERKKQEGYS
- a CDS encoding ATP-binding cassette domain-containing protein, encoding MAYLQIKDISKKFGANEVLKNINLDVRRRSFCVILGPSGCGKSTLLNIVAGLERPDTGSIFLEGEDVTHMAPHKRDIAMVFQNYALYPHLSVYENLAFGLRARNASSDDIDKKVRQTSRILSIEDKLDSYPRQLSGGQRQRVATGRAIVRDPRLFLFDEPLSNLDARLRIEVRKEFLRLQNELEITSLYVTHDQSEALALGDDIVVIKDSLIQQQANPYTLYNEPENLFVARFIGTPPMNIVKGTINSGEGLRFERGRFSLDITGKHPEKLASKEGEEVYLGLRPAHIDLAGSGVEAIVEFSELSGEEYLTYMKVEDGLEIRALIGDPVKDGEKVRFRIDPEKMYFFTSSGERIK